The Candidatus Methylomirabilota bacterium genome includes the window GCGGCCAGATGATGGCGGTCAGCAACGTTCCGCCGCTCCTCCGTCACGCCGTTCACGGCCACCAGGGGTATCTCACGCCGCGGCCTTCCGGCGAGCTGCTGATCGGCGCCACGGTGGAGCACGTCGGCTTCGAGCGCGCCATGACGCCCGAGGGCCTGGCGCATCTGGTCAATGGCGCCATCGCGGTGCTGCCGGAGCTGCGGCGCCGGCCCGTCACGCGCACCTGGTGCGGCTTCAGGCCCGGCACACCCGACGACATGCCGGTGTTGGGCCCCTGGCCGGGCGTCGAGGGCCTCTTCATCGCGAGCGGGCACTACCGAAATGGCATCCTGCTGGCGCCGGCCACCGCCGCGCTCATGACGCAGGCGATCCTGGGCGGCGGCATCTCAGACTTGATCAAGCCCTTCCTTCCAGACCGACTACTCGACGGGCCAGACCGACTACTCGACAGGAGCCCTCATGCCCACACGCGATGACGTCAAGCGCGCCGTCTGCGAGACCATCGACCGCCAGAGCGAGAAGATCGTCAAGGTCGGCGAGACGATCAGGAAGAGCCCGGAGCTGGGCTTCAAGGAGTTCAAGACCGCGCGGCTGGTCGAGGAGACCATGCGCGAGATCGGGCTCGAGCCCAAGGGTGGGCTCGCCCTCACCGGCGTGCGTGCCGTGGCGCGCGGCAAGACGGACTGGCCGACCTTTGCCCTGCTGGGCGAGCTGGACGGGCTCGTCGTGGCAGGACACCCGGTCGCCGATCCACAGACGGGCGCGGCCCATGCGTGCGGTCACAACGCGCAAATCGCCGGGCTGCTGGGAGCCGCGATGGGGCTCATCGGGGCGAAGGCCTTCGAGCATCTGGCGGGACGCGTGGTCTTCTTCGCCGTGCCCGCCGAGGAGTATGGCGACGTCGCGTGGCGCGTCGAGCAAGCGAGGGCGGGGAAGCTCGAGTTCCTGGGAGGCAAGCCGGAGCTGCTGCGGCTCGGCCACTTCGACGACGTGGACATGGCCATGATGATCCACACAACGCCGGTGAAGGAGGTCAAGAAGGCCGGCATCGCCGCCTCGAACAACGGCTGCATCGTCAAGACCGTGCGCTATATCGGCCGCGCCTCTCACGCCGGCGGTGCGCCCCACCTCGGGATCAACGCGCTCTACGCCGCGCAGATCGGCCTCGCGGCCATCAACGCGATCCGCGAGACCTTCAGAGACGAGGACTCGATCCGCGTCCATCCGATCATCATCCACGGCGGCAGCCAGGTGAACGTGATTCCGGCCGACGTGCGCATCGAGACGTACGTGCGCGGCAAGACCGTCGAGGCGATCCTGGACGCCAACGTGCGCGTGGACCGCGCGCTCAAGGCGGGCGCGCTCGCGCTGGGCGCCCAGGTCGAGATCGAGACCTTGCCCGGATATCTCCCGCTCTTCAACCACGCCGGGATGGCGCAACACTTCAAGACCAATGCGGCGGCGCTCCTGGGCGCCGATCAGGTGACCGAGACGGGGCACCGCAGTGGCTCCACCGACATGGGCGACATCTCGCACGTGATACCGACGCTGCATCCATACATGGGTGGCGCCTCCGGCAGCGGTCACGGCGCCGACTTCGCGATCGCGGATCCGAAGCTCGCCTACATCGAGCCAGCGAAGCAGCTCGCCCTCATGGCCGTGGACATGCTGTGGGACGACGCCAA containing:
- a CDS encoding amidohydrolase, whose product is MPTRDDVKRAVCETIDRQSEKIVKVGETIRKSPELGFKEFKTARLVEETMREIGLEPKGGLALTGVRAVARGKTDWPTFALLGELDGLVVAGHPVADPQTGAAHACGHNAQIAGLLGAAMGLIGAKAFEHLAGRVVFFAVPAEEYGDVAWRVEQARAGKLEFLGGKPELLRLGHFDDVDMAMMIHTTPVKEVKKAGIAASNNGCIVKTVRYIGRASHAGGAPHLGINALYAAQIGLAAINAIRETFRDEDSIRVHPIIIHGGSQVNVIPADVRIETYVRGKTVEAILDANVRVDRALKAGALALGAQVEIETLPGYLPLFNHAGMAQHFKTNAAALLGADQVTETGHRSGSTDMGDISHVIPTLHPYMGGASGSGHGADFAIADPKLAYIEPAKQLALMAVDMLWDDAKAAKEIIREFKPRMTKEAYLTFQRGIAKTELFDGAK